GTCGACCAACGGCGCGTTCGGCGACACGATGACCAGCGCTCGATAAGCAACGATGCGTGGTTGGTCCGGCACCTTCGCGCTGACTCAGACCGTCGCGGAATGCTCCGCCATCATCTGCAGAGCTACCGCCTCTGCGACTTCGATGCCGTCGATCGCCGCCGAGTAGATGCCTCCCGCGTAGCCCGCGCCCTCGCCTGCCGGGTATAGGCCCTCAACATTCACGCTTTGATAGTCTTCCTTTCGACGCACGCGCAACGGCGAAGACGTACGCGTCTCGACGCCGGTCAACACCGCATCGTGCATGGCGAAGCCGGGGAGCTTCTTGTCGATCTGCGGCAACGCTTCGCGGACCGCCTCGATCACGTAATCGGGCAAAACCGTACTAAGGTCGGTCGGCTTGACGCCCGGCTTGTATGACGGAATCACCGAACCGAGCGACGTCGACGGACGGCCGGCAATGAAATCGCCGACGAGCTGCGCAGGCGCGCAATAATCGCCGCCGCCGAGTTCGAACGCGCGCTCCTCCCACTTCCGCTGAAACGCGATTCCCGCCAGCGGACCGCCGGGATAATCGTCCGGCGTGATCCCGACGACGATGCCCGCGTTCGCATTCCGCTCAGCGCGCGAGTACTGGCTCATGCCGTTCGTGACGACGCGCCCAGGCTCGGATGTCGCCGCGACGACCGTACCGCCCGGGCACATGCAAAAGCTGTAAACGGAGCGCCCGTTGCTGCAGTGATGCACCACTTTGTAGTCGGCAGCGCCCAGGCGCTCGTGCCCGGCGAACTTGCCGAAGCGACTACGGTCGATCACCCCCTGCGGATGCTCGATGCGGAAGCCCAGCGAAAACGGCTTGGCTTCCATGAAAACGCCGCGTTTGTGCAGCATCTCGAAGGTATCGCGCGCGCTATGGCCGACGGCCAGCACGACGTGATCGCAGCGAAGCGTTTCACCGGTCGACAGGCGCAGGCCGCGCACCTTGCCGTTATCGATGTCGATGTCTTCGACGCGCTGCTGGAAACGCACTTCGCCGCCGAGTTGGTGGATCGTCGCGCGCATCTTCTCGACCATGCTGACTAGCCGAAATGTGCCGATGTGCGGGCGGCTCAGATAAAGGATATCTTCCGGTGCGCCTGCTTTGACGAATTCGTCCAGGACCTTCCGGCCGTAGTGCTTCGGATCCTTGATCTGGCTATACAGTTTGCCGTCCGAGAACGTACCGGCACCGCCTTCGCCGAACTGCACATTGGACTCGGGCTGCAGTTCGTTTCGCCGCCAGAGTCCCCATGTGTCTTTCGTTCTTTCTCGCACGGCTTTCCCGCGCTCGAGGATGATCGGCCGAAAACCCATTTGCGCGAGAATCAGCCCGGCGAATAGCCCGCAAGGCCCCATGCCGATGACCACCGGTCGCAGCATTGAGGACCGTTCGGGCGCTTGCGTCACGAAGTGGTACGTCATGTCGGGTGTCACGCCGCAGTGCGGATGCGGGTGCGCCTTGAGGCGATCGAGCGCGAACGCTTCGTCCTTCACAGTGACATCGATGATGTACGTCAACTTGATGTCCGCGCGTTTGCGGGCATCGTGAGCGCGACGGAAGACCTGGAAATCGACGAGTTCTTCCGCCCCAATCCCGATTTCCTCCAGACGCGCGATGACGGCGGGTCTGATGGCGGACTCGGGATGATCCAGCGGGAGTTTGATTTCGCTTAAACGTAGCATGAGAACTCGATGACAACGACGATGCGCAATATGGTGGGCATTTTAGCGCGACCACATCGGTTCGCCGCGCGGGTCGACTCACGCACTGCGGCGCGGTGACAGAAAACGCAAAAACCCCACCTTTTCGGGGTGGGGTTTTTGTTTTGCAAGGGGGAGCCTGACGATTACCTACTTTCACACGGGCAATCCGCACTATCATCGGCGTGGAGTCGTTTCACGGTCCTGTTCGGGATGGGAAGGGGTGGGACCGACTCGCTATGGTCATCAGGCTTTAAGGGGATGTTGTCTCGCCTGTTGGGCGCTACAACCAATCGGGGAAGAAATAGTGTGTTGGGTGGCGATTGTGGGCACAGCCGCTACTCAGCCAGTGGCCCCCTTCGGGGGTTGCATTGAGTAAGCGCTAAAGCGCTAACTCACTGCGAAACACACTGGTTATAGGATCAAGCCTTACGGGCAATTAGTATCAGTTAGCTCAATGCATTACTGCACTTACACACCTGACCTATCAACGTCCTGGTCTGGAACGACCCTTCAAGGGGCTCGAAGCCCCGGGGATATCTCATCTTAAGGCGAGTTTCCCGCTTAGATGCTTTCAGCGGTTATCTCTTCCGAACATAGCTACCCGGCGATGCCACTGGCGTGACAACCGGTACACCAGAGGTTCGTCCACTCCGGTCCTCTCGTACTAGGAGCAGCCCCCTTCAAATATCCAACGCCCACGGCAGATAGGGACCAAACTGTCTCACGACGTTTTAAACCCAGCTCACGTACCTCTTTAAATGGCGAACAGCCATACCCTTGGGACCGGCTACAGCCCCAGGATGAGATGAGCCGACATCGAGGTGCCAAACACCGCCGTCGATATGAACTCTTGGGCGGTATCAGCCTGTTATCCCCAGAGTACCTTTTATCCGTTGAGCGATGGCCCTTCCATACAGAACCACCGGATCACTATGACCTGCTTTCGCACCTGCTCGACTTGTCGGTCTCGCAGTTAAGCACGCTTATGCCATTGCACTATCAGCACGATTTCCGACCGTACCTAGCGTACCTTCGTACTCCTCCGTTACGCTTTGGGAGGAGACCGCCCCAGTCAAACTGCCTACCATGCACTGTCCCCGATCCGGATCACGGACCAAGGTTAGAACCTCAAACAAACCAGGGTGGTATTTCAAGGACGGCTCCACCGAAACTGGCGTTCCGGTTTCATAGCCTCCCACCTATCCTACACAGATCGGTTCAAAGTCCAATGCAAAGCTACAGTAAAGGTTCATGGGGTCTTTCCGTCTAGCCGCGGGGAGATTGCATCATCACAAACACTTCAACTTCGCTGAGTCTCGGGAGGAGACAGTGTGGCCATCGTTACGCCATTCGTGCAGGTCGGAACTTACCCGACAAGGAATTTCGCTACCTTAGGACCGTTATAGTTACGGCCGCCGTTTACCGGGACTTCAATCAAGAGCTTGCACCCCATCATTTAATCTTCCGGCACCGGGCAGGCGTCACACCCTATACGTCCACTTTCGTGTTTGCAGAGTGCTGTGTTTTTATTAAACAGTCGCAGCCACCAGTTTATTGCAACCCTTTCACCCTCCTGGCGCAGGCCAGTCAAGCTACCAGGGCGTACCTTATCCCGAAGTTACGGTACCAATTTGCCGAGTTCCTTCTCCCGAGTTCTCTCAAGCGCCTTAGAATACTCATCTCGCCCACCTGTGTCGGTTTGCGGTACGGTCATCGTTAGACTGAAGCTTAGAGGCTTTTCTTGGAACCACTTCCAATTGCTTCGTGACCGAAGTCACTCGCGCCACACCCTTGAATTACGTGCCCGGATTTGCCTAAGCACCTTCTCCAATGCAGCGACCGGGACGTCCAACACCCGGACAACCTTCCGCGATCCGTCCCCCCATCGCATCTAACAATGGTGCAGGAATATTGACCTGCTTCCCATCAGCTACGCATTTCTGCCTCGCCTTAGGGGCCGACTCACCCTACGCCGATGAACGTTGCGTAGGAAACCTTGGGCTTACGGCGAGGGGGCTTTTCACCCCCTTTATCGCTACTCATGTCAGCATTCGCACTTCCGATACCTCCAGCACGCTTTTCAACGCACCTTCGCAGGCTTACGGAACGCTCTCCTACCATGCGAGTAAAACTCGCATCCGCAGCTTCGGTGACTGGCTTGAGCCCCGTTACATCTTCCGCGCAGGACGACTCGATCAGTGAGCTATTACGCTTTCTTTAAAGGGTGGCTGCTTCTAAGCCAACCTCCTGACTGTTTTAGCCTTCCCACTTCGTTTCCCACTTAGCCAATCTTTGGGACCTTAGCTGGCGGTCTGGGTTGTTTCCCTCTTGACACCGGACGTTAGCACCCGATGTCTGTCTCCCGTGATTGCACTCTTCGGTATTCGGAGTTTGCTATGGCGTAGTAATCCGCAATGGACCCCACAACCATGACAGTGCTCTACCCCCGAAGGTGATACACGAGGCACTACCTAAATAGTTTTCGGAGAGAACCAGCTATTTCCAAGTTTGTTTAGCCTTTCACCCCTATCCACAGCTCATCCCCTAACTTTTCAACGTTAGTGGGTTCGGTCCTCCAGTACGTGTTACCGCACCTTCAACCTGGCCATGGATAGATCACTTGGTTTCGGGTCTACGCCCAGCAACTGATCGCCCTATTCGGACTCGCTTTCGCTACGCCTGCCTTAATCAGTTAAGCTCGCTACTGAACGTAAGTCGCTGACCCATTATACAAAAGGTACGCCGTCACCCCTTACGAGGCTCCGACTGTTTGTATGCATGCGGTTTCAGGATCTATTTCACTCCCCTCCCGGGGTTCTTTTCGCCTTTCCCTCACGGTACTGGTTCACTATCGGTCGATCACGAGTATTTAGCCTTGGAGGATGGTCCCCCCATCTTCAGACAGGATTTCACGTGTCCCGCCCTACTTGTCGTACCCCTAGTTCTTTCATACTGTTTTCGCTTACAGGGCTATCACCTGCTATGGCCGCACTTTCCAGAGCGTTCAGCTAACAATACAAATAAAGAGTACAGGCTCTTCCCATTTCGCTCGCCACTACTTTGGGAATCTCGGTTGATTTCTTTTCCTGCGGTTACTTAGATGTTTCAGTTCACCGCGTTCGCTTCACATAGCCTATGTATTCAGCTATGGATACTCCATACGGAGTGGGTTTCCCCATTCGGACATCTTCGGATCAATGCTCGTTTGCCAGCTCCCCGAAGCTTTTCGCAGGCTACCGCGTCCTTCATCGCCTGTGATCGCCAAGGCATCCACCACATGCACTTGTTCGCTTGACCCTATAACGAGTGTGTCTCGCGACACCTCTGTCATAGGCTGAGTATTCGCGTTGTGCCGTATTCCAAGTCATCAATGAAGATCACTTTTCATACTCGATACAATCACTACCCTGACTACCCTACTCACACCCATCTCTAAGTGCTTTCAGATAATCTCTTTACTACTTCTTCCTGATTGTTAAAGAACGTTTAGCCGATAGGTGTCTTGCAATACCTACAGCATCAACTGGCTAGCAATCGCCAATGCTTAACATTCACTGCTCGTGAACGCTAGGCATTGAAGATTGATGGTGGAGGATGACGGGATCGAACCGACGACCCCCTGCTTGCAAAGCAGGTGCTCTCCCAGCTGAGCTAATCCCCCGCGTCTATTGACCCTGCCCTCTTCGAGGGTGGGGCCTTCGTAAGCGCTCACGCGCTAACGACCGCCGACATGGTGGGTCTGGTTGGATTCGAACCAACGACCCCCGCCTTATCAAGACGGTGCTCTAACCGACTGAGCTACAGACCCTTAGCCTGTTTCTAAACCACAGCCGATAAGCGTGAGCGCTTAACTTG
The Caballeronia sp. M1242 DNA segment above includes these coding regions:
- a CDS encoding NAD(P)/FAD-dependent oxidoreductase — protein: MLRLSEIKLPLDHPESAIRPAVIARLEEIGIGAEELVDFQVFRRAHDARKRADIKLTYIIDVTVKDEAFALDRLKAHPHPHCGVTPDMTYHFVTQAPERSSMLRPVVIGMGPCGLFAGLILAQMGFRPIILERGKAVRERTKDTWGLWRRNELQPESNVQFGEGGAGTFSDGKLYSQIKDPKHYGRKVLDEFVKAGAPEDILYLSRPHIGTFRLVSMVEKMRATIHQLGGEVRFQQRVEDIDIDNGKVRGLRLSTGETLRCDHVVLAVGHSARDTFEMLHKRGVFMEAKPFSLGFRIEHPQGVIDRSRFGKFAGHERLGAADYKVVHHCSNGRSVYSFCMCPGGTVVAATSEPGRVVTNGMSQYSRAERNANAGIVVGITPDDYPGGPLAGIAFQRKWEERAFELGGGDYCAPAQLVGDFIAGRPSTSLGSVIPSYKPGVKPTDLSTVLPDYVIEAVREALPQIDKKLPGFAMHDAVLTGVETRTSSPLRVRRKEDYQSVNVEGLYPAGEGAGYAGGIYSAAIDGIEVAEAVALQMMAEHSATV